The following are encoded together in the Acetobacter vaccinii genome:
- a CDS encoding sigma-70 family RNA polymerase sigma factor, protein MVTNSETILSVYLDNRLRFLNLATRIVGSRSKAEDIVQDAFVNVSQAVRGGTTVTSPLSYFIQIIRRLSLDHVRSGKVRFEETQAEQVLAALSTDYRTPEDSSVSRSQLAVIASALDTLPHRTRIAFEMQRFGGYKLREIAVELDISIGRAAQLVADAFRACKTALDAQPPAASKDATL, encoded by the coding sequence ATGGTGACAAACAGCGAAACCATTCTTTCTGTCTATCTGGACAACCGGCTGCGCTTTCTCAACCTTGCAACCAGAATTGTCGGGTCACGCTCCAAGGCCGAGGACATTGTGCAGGACGCCTTTGTCAATGTCTCGCAAGCGGTGCGCGGCGGCACCACTGTCACCAGCCCTCTGTCCTATTTCATACAGATCATCCGCCGCCTGTCCCTCGACCATGTGCGTTCGGGCAAGGTCCGGTTTGAAGAAACACAGGCAGAGCAGGTGCTGGCCGCCCTGTCCACCGACTACCGCACGCCGGAGGATTCCTCAGTCTCGCGCTCTCAGCTCGCAGTTATTGCGTCTGCGCTGGACACATTGCCACACCGGACACGGATTGCCTTTGAAATGCAGCGTTTTGGAGGTTACAAACTGCGCGAAATCGCAGTCGAGCTGGATATCTCCATAGGGCGTGCAGCCCAGTTGGTTGCCGATGCCTTTCGGGCCTGCAAAACCGCCCTGGACGCCCAGCCCCCTGCGGCCAGCAAAGACGCAACGCTGTGA
- a CDS encoding FecR family protein yields MPTARGTLPFRHVAPMHTPLTEDDPHAVSEATQFLILLVDDPTDTALHARIQQWRKASPTHDAAWQSLVTIWHLAGDIGPVALPLPATPAPLPPQSLAGAWRPLWQAGAVAMVCMLGLGFVLGSDIRLALQADYQTGTAENRVVLLPDGSTATLGARSAIALDYTPRQRQVRILAGEVFFTIRHDTARPFVTRAGKMTARDIGTRFNVNKSDRQIEVAVSEGCVGLAYAALAEQRLNAGDAVSIDVRTGTLQTFHVDPTEVGSWRQDRLTVSDATVATVVETLRRYYPGFILTYGSRLEHAHIAGTYDLTDIPGALRAVAAPAHVAVRGLGAHVLLIGGRAP; encoded by the coding sequence GTGCCCACCGCGCGCGGCACACTCCCTTTCCGCCATGTGGCCCCCATGCACACACCCCTGACCGAGGACGACCCGCACGCCGTGTCGGAAGCCACCCAGTTTCTGATCCTGCTGGTCGATGACCCGACAGATACGGCCCTGCATGCCAGGATCCAGCAGTGGCGCAAGGCCAGCCCTACGCATGACGCCGCATGGCAGAGCCTGGTCACCATCTGGCACCTGGCGGGCGATATCGGGCCTGTGGCCCTGCCTTTACCTGCCACCCCCGCCCCTTTGCCACCCCAGTCGCTGGCAGGTGCTTGGCGGCCCCTGTGGCAGGCCGGTGCGGTTGCCATGGTCTGCATGCTGGGGCTGGGTTTTGTGCTGGGTTCTGATATTCGCCTTGCCCTGCAGGCCGACTACCAGACCGGCACTGCCGAAAACCGCGTTGTGCTGCTGCCAGATGGCAGCACCGCAACACTGGGCGCACGCTCGGCCATTGCCCTTGACTATACCCCCCGGCAACGACAGGTCAGAATACTGGCGGGGGAAGTCTTTTTTACAATCCGGCACGATACCGCCCGCCCTTTTGTCACCCGTGCTGGCAAAATGACGGCGCGGGACATTGGCACGCGTTTCAATGTCAACAAAAGCGACAGGCAGATTGAGGTTGCCGTCAGCGAAGGCTGTGTGGGCCTTGCCTATGCCGCCCTGGCAGAACAGCGGCTGAACGCGGGGGATGCTGTCTCGATTGATGTCCGCACAGGCACGTTGCAAACATTCCATGTGGACCCGACGGAAGTTGGTTCCTGGCGGCAGGACCGTCTGACTGTCAGCGACGCAACAGTGGCCACCGTTGTGGAAACGCTGCGCCGGTACTATCCCGGCTTTATCCTGACCTATGGCAGCAGACTGGAACACGCCCATATAGCAGGCACTTACGATCTGACAGACATACCCGGTGCCCTGCGCGCTGTTGCGGCGCCTGCCCATGTTGCTGTGCGCGGTCTGGGGGCGCATGTCCTGCTTATAGGTGGCAGAGCACCCTGA
- a CDS encoding TonB-dependent siderophore receptor — translation MSTNSQTAPHTGRRFRHYLLIGIAQIALSHVAPAGAAPADNTQQNTQARSFHIPAQPLSSALAAFAQKSGRQTSYDPAIARNISTQGVTGTMTPEAALATLLRGTAIQFTRLDAHTLILSHTSATPIALGPVRVGGMATHQDPTGPGVGYVAENTMAGTKTDTPIMEIPNSVYVVTKQQMLDQQPQTVQEALRYVAGVRTENAGTFGSGSASTSGSILQRGFTSKQFVDGLMTNSASAGETAFIDRIDVVNGPASVMYGQVNPGGMLGMSLKKPTQTPLHHVSLGFGNWDRYELNLDVSDKVTKSGSLRYRVAAIGVTQNTQTNDIAYHRTGVLPSLTWTIDPKTSLSLLGMYMYTPGTGVGLEYPLLGTMLPYDGRHIARSTFLGLRNANTESTKDAMFEYQFSHTFNKYITFSQVFRWEQSNSNDNNFYYDGVASPGHVYLHPWWTQSRYATTGLDSRIFGNFNTGPFKHTWVIGSDFREFDWDFHSRSDKTSDEPIVDIFNPVSNYTPCYSTSAAAGCSASTALSRFNYFQEGVYFQDQIKWKGLSILLGGRQDWVNYHGHYTNYSVTNAEGTTTSKAGASSDAPRPQSAFTWRGGLVYNFESGLAPYFSYATSFIPQSATDWQGRPFAPLTGSQFEAGLKYKVPNRDIILTASAFHIEEDHYLITDNAHSGYQDDAGRVRSQGFEVAANANITKDLRVVASYSYTDLRYAKTDKTSKRYDPYTDSNYGAAVSQSGMSVPYVPKNMFSIFTDYTMPFHALRGLALNGGMRYTGTTYGDSVESFKNPSYLLFDIGARYDFGAAIPTLKGLQAQLSISNLTNKYYTVACGTWACNLGQARKVYGTLSYNW, via the coding sequence ATGTCCACCAACAGTCAGACAGCCCCCCATACCGGGCGGCGTTTTCGGCATTACCTGTTGATCGGCATCGCGCAGATCGCTCTGTCCCACGTGGCACCCGCCGGGGCTGCCCCTGCAGACAATACGCAGCAGAACACGCAGGCCAGAAGCTTCCATATTCCCGCGCAGCCTCTCTCCAGCGCGCTGGCAGCCTTTGCCCAGAAATCCGGACGGCAGACATCCTACGACCCGGCTATTGCACGCAACATTTCTACACAAGGCGTAACCGGCACCATGACGCCGGAGGCCGCTCTTGCCACATTGCTGCGTGGCACAGCCATTCAGTTTACCCGGCTGGATGCGCACACGCTTATCCTCAGCCACACCAGTGCAACCCCCATCGCACTGGGGCCGGTACGGGTCGGGGGCATGGCCACCCATCAGGACCCCACAGGCCCCGGTGTCGGCTATGTGGCGGAAAACACCATGGCCGGGACAAAAACAGATACCCCGATCATGGAAATACCAAACTCCGTCTATGTTGTGACCAAACAGCAGATGCTGGACCAGCAACCCCAGACCGTGCAGGAAGCCCTGCGCTATGTAGCGGGGGTCAGGACTGAAAACGCCGGAACATTTGGCAGCGGGTCGGCCAGTACGTCTGGCTCCATCCTGCAACGGGGTTTTACGTCCAAACAGTTTGTAGATGGTCTTATGACCAATTCCGCCAGTGCTGGGGAAACCGCCTTTATTGACCGTATTGATGTCGTCAACGGCCCGGCCTCTGTCATGTACGGGCAGGTCAACCCCGGTGGCATGCTGGGCATGAGCCTTAAAAAACCCACCCAGACCCCATTGCACCATGTCTCCCTCGGGTTTGGTAACTGGGATCGCTATGAGCTGAACCTGGATGTCAGCGACAAAGTGACAAAATCAGGCAGTCTGCGTTACCGCGTGGCCGCTATTGGCGTTACCCAGAACACGCAGACCAATGATATTGCCTACCACCGCACTGGTGTCCTGCCGTCCCTGACCTGGACCATCGACCCCAAGACATCGCTGAGTCTACTGGGCATGTATATGTACACACCGGGCACCGGTGTGGGGCTGGAATACCCCCTGCTGGGCACCATGCTGCCCTATGATGGCCGCCACATTGCCCGCAGCACTTTTCTGGGACTACGCAACGCCAACACGGAATCTACAAAAGATGCCATGTTTGAATATCAGTTTTCCCACACATTCAACAAATACATTACCTTCAGCCAGGTGTTCCGTTGGGAGCAGAGCAACAGTAACGACAACAACTTCTATTATGACGGCGTCGCCAGCCCCGGTCATGTGTACCTACACCCATGGTGGACCCAAAGCCGCTATGCGACAACAGGGCTGGATTCCCGCATTTTTGGCAATTTCAACACAGGCCCTTTCAAACACACCTGGGTTATAGGCTCTGACTTTCGTGAATTTGACTGGGATTTTCATTCCCGCTCTGACAAGACGAGTGATGAACCTATTGTCGATATTTTCAACCCAGTTTCCAACTATACCCCCTGTTACAGCACCAGCGCAGCCGCCGGGTGCAGTGCATCCACCGCGCTGTCCCGCTTCAACTACTTTCAGGAAGGGGTGTATTTTCAGGACCAGATCAAATGGAAAGGTCTTTCCATTCTTCTGGGTGGCCGTCAGGACTGGGTGAACTACCATGGCCATTATACCAACTACTCTGTTACAAATGCTGAAGGTACAACAACCAGCAAAGCCGGAGCCAGCAGCGACGCCCCCCGCCCCCAAAGTGCATTTACCTGGCGGGGTGGCCTTGTTTACAATTTTGAATCCGGGTTGGCCCCTTATTTCAGCTACGCCACATCCTTTATCCCACAAAGTGCTACAGACTGGCAGGGCAGACCCTTTGCACCCCTTACCGGCAGCCAGTTTGAAGCGGGCCTTAAATACAAAGTCCCCAATCGGGATATTATCCTGACCGCCTCAGCCTTTCATATCGAGGAAGACCATTACCTGATTACCGATAATGCCCACAGCGGCTATCAGGATGATGCCGGGCGTGTGCGCTCGCAGGGGTTTGAGGTTGCCGCCAACGCCAATATCACCAAAGACCTCAGGGTTGTGGCATCTTACAGCTATACCGACCTGCGCTACGCCAAGACCGACAAAACATCCAAACGCTATGACCCCTATACGGATTCAAACTATGGGGCCGCCGTCTCTCAAAGTGGCATGTCGGTTCCCTATGTTCCTAAAAACATGTTTTCCATTTTCACCGACTATACCATGCCCTTTCATGCCCTACGTGGCCTGGCTCTCAACGGGGGCATGCGCTACACTGGCACGACTTATGGCGACAGCGTTGAATCCTTTAAAAACCCGTCCTATCTGCTTTTTGACATTGGCGCACGGTATGACTTTGGGGCTGCCATACCCACTTTGAAAGGATTGCAGGCACAGCTCAGCATTTCCAACCTGACCAACAAATACTACACCGTGGCCTGCGGCACCTGGGCCTGCAACCTTGGTCAGGCCCGCAAGGTTTACGGCACCCTCAGCTACAACTGGTAA
- a CDS encoding efflux RND transporter permease subunit — protein sequence MTAIAWFVRRPVATVLLLVSAVLSGLMALRHLPVSDLPDIDLPVISVSASNPGGSPEVMARTVAAPLERHLGNIAGVTQMVSSSTKGQTSIFLGFELGRDLNGAARDVEAALRAARHDLPTTPGSDPSYHRANPSATPVLILAVTPGMQSLPRLYDLVNTTLRPMLLQVPGVGDVTIMGSSAPAVRVAMNPLPFFKYGMGFENLRAALASANAHTPKGVIEGGGQRWQLAVNDQAEQAQSYRNLVIAYKNGRPIRLSDLATVTDSMQDVNAAAFVDGHQALILMVRAQPGANLVGIANAVTARLPRLRVLMPPGADIVVARDGSAVIRSSLHHTLVTLLVSCGLALGVVWVFLRSWTASVAAAILVPCCLVASLGPLYLAGFGLDNLSLMALTVVTGLVVDDAIVVIENIIRMREQGLSVDEAASKGAGEVALTLLAITISVLAVFLPIGLASGLTGRLFGEFAGTVSIAVVVSLVVSCVATPCLTALCMRWAEGRRAHSSPMPPQPHKKAAVWGPIRLYAQVLEWCLAHPGKTVLLLPLTMLVGGVLFVQMPKTVFPRQDIGIVSGGSRSAGSSLAQTKARLEHFSQVLLADPAVAHVVAYLDTGEGSSHGMVFATLHDLATGRAPAEEVARRVVVRMGRDSHAEYHAQAPGNIMMRVGSNSSGVSYILRSEDDRQLGSATRRLAKALRQHREFAEVSPDIDPPGQGITLSIDRDTAARVGVTPQVIGKMLSDALGQTTASVVYTQHGQYNVVMTVQERFQRDPAILQQFWVSPSGGAASGSAASNTIRVAAVAKSGTVAGASAAAFRNQVANGLAGGANASTGAAVATGAETLVPLPLVTHITPSLDPVGVTHLGYASSTAIALVLAPGVSLSQAQAVIDREWRLLHLPATLSGQVQSDEGDLDKSTQDSEILLLAAVLAVYFTLGMVYESALHPLTILSTIPSAGIGAVVALDLCGLPFSGMTVIAMLLLTGMTLKNAILLVDFAVQAQRLHDLTPKEAIRTACLLRLRPIVMTTCAAALGALPLVLMGGYGLELRQPLGLALIGGLLVSQAQTMVTTPALYLLVSGLGNGLSRWWVRQHG from the coding sequence GTGACAGCCATTGCGTGGTTTGTCCGCCGCCCTGTTGCGACAGTCCTGCTGCTGGTGTCGGCCGTTCTGTCCGGGCTTATGGCGCTGCGCCATCTGCCAGTATCCGACCTGCCTGATATTGACCTGCCAGTGATCTCGGTTTCGGCCTCCAATCCCGGTGGGTCGCCAGAGGTCATGGCGCGCACGGTGGCGGCCCCGCTGGAGCGGCACCTGGGGAATATTGCCGGGGTGACACAGATGGTGTCGTCCTCCACCAAGGGGCAGACCTCCATCTTCCTGGGGTTTGAACTGGGGCGAGACCTGAACGGGGCCGCGCGGGATGTGGAGGCCGCCTTAAGGGCCGCCCGGCACGACCTGCCCACAACGCCGGGGTCTGACCCCAGTTACCACCGTGCCAACCCCAGCGCGACACCGGTGCTCATTCTGGCGGTTACGCCGGGCATGCAGTCCCTGCCACGGCTTTACGACCTGGTGAATACAACCCTGCGCCCCATGCTGTTGCAGGTGCCCGGTGTGGGGGATGTCACAATCATGGGCAGCTCCGCCCCCGCTGTCCGGGTGGCCATGAACCCTCTGCCGTTTTTTAAATACGGGATGGGGTTTGAAAATTTGCGGGCCGCTCTGGCCTCGGCCAATGCCCATACCCCCAAGGGCGTGATTGAGGGTGGGGGCCAACGCTGGCAACTGGCGGTGAATGATCAGGCAGAACAGGCTCAGTCATACCGTAATCTGGTCATTGCCTATAAAAACGGACGGCCCATCCGCCTGAGCGACCTGGCCACCGTGACCGATAGCATGCAGGATGTGAATGCCGCTGCTTTTGTTGATGGTCATCAGGCGCTGATCTTAATGGTGCGGGCGCAGCCGGGGGCCAATCTGGTCGGGATTGCCAATGCGGTGACAGCTCGCCTGCCCCGCCTGCGTGTTCTTATGCCGCCGGGGGCGGATATTGTGGTGGCGCGGGATGGGTCGGCTGTTATCCGTTCCTCCCTGCACCATACGCTGGTAACGCTGCTGGTGTCGTGCGGGTTGGCGCTGGGGGTGGTGTGGGTGTTCCTGCGGTCATGGACGGCCTCGGTCGCGGCGGCCATTCTTGTGCCGTGCTGTCTGGTTGCCAGCCTGGGGCCGCTGTATCTGGCAGGCTTCGGGCTGGATAACCTCTCCCTCATGGCGCTGACCGTTGTGACAGGGCTGGTGGTGGATGACGCCATTGTCGTGATCGAAAACATCATTCGTATGCGCGAGCAGGGCCTGTCGGTGGATGAGGCCGCGAGCAAAGGGGCTGGTGAAGTTGCCCTGACCCTGTTGGCCATTACCATATCCGTGCTGGCGGTCTTTTTGCCCATTGGTCTGGCATCGGGGCTGACCGGGCGGCTGTTTGGGGAATTTGCAGGCACGGTAAGCATAGCCGTCGTGGTGTCGCTGGTGGTGTCGTGCGTGGCAACACCCTGCCTGACGGCACTGTGCATGCGTTGGGCGGAGGGGCGGCGTGCCCATTCCAGCCCTATGCCGCCACAGCCACACAAGAAAGCCGCTGTCTGGGGCCCGATCCGCCTGTATGCTCAGGTGCTGGAGTGGTGTCTGGCACACCCCGGCAAGACTGTTCTGCTGCTGCCGCTGACCATGCTCGTAGGGGGTGTGCTGTTTGTGCAGATGCCAAAAACCGTTTTCCCACGGCAGGATATCGGCATTGTCTCAGGTGGTTCGCGCAGTGCGGGGAGTTCTCTGGCACAGACAAAGGCGCGGCTGGAACATTTCAGTCAGGTTCTGCTGGCCGACCCTGCCGTAGCCCATGTCGTTGCGTATCTGGACACAGGTGAGGGCAGCAGCCATGGCATGGTGTTTGCCACATTGCACGATCTGGCAACCGGCCGTGCCCCGGCGGAGGAGGTTGCCCGCCGGGTGGTGGTCCGCATGGGCCGTGATAGCCATGCAGAATATCATGCGCAGGCACCGGGCAATATCATGATGCGGGTTGGCTCCAACAGCAGCGGGGTCAGCTACATTCTGCGCAGCGAGGACGACCGGCAACTAGGGTCAGCCACGCGCAGGCTGGCCAAAGCTCTGCGCCAGCATAGAGAGTTTGCGGAGGTCAGCCCCGATATCGACCCACCGGGACAGGGGATAACCCTCAGCATCGACCGCGATACCGCAGCTCGTGTTGGGGTAACCCCGCAGGTGATTGGCAAAATGCTGTCTGATGCTCTGGGCCAGACAACGGCCTCGGTCGTTTATACGCAGCACGGTCAGTATAATGTGGTGATGACGGTGCAGGAGCGCTTTCAGCGTGATCCTGCCATTTTGCAACAGTTCTGGGTCAGCCCATCCGGGGGGGCGGCGTCGGGCAGTGCCGCGTCCAATACCATCCGGGTTGCGGCTGTTGCCAAAAGTGGCACTGTGGCCGGGGCAAGTGCTGCGGCCTTTCGGAATCAGGTGGCCAATGGTCTGGCGGGTGGGGCCAATGCCTCCACCGGGGCGGCAGTGGCAACGGGGGCGGAAACGCTGGTGCCTCTGCCGCTTGTCACCCATATAACCCCAAGCCTTGACCCTGTGGGGGTAACCCATCTGGGTTATGCCAGTTCGACAGCCATTGCACTGGTGCTGGCCCCTGGGGTCAGCCTGTCACAGGCGCAGGCAGTTATTGACCGGGAGTGGCGTCTGCTGCACCTGCCAGCCACCCTGAGCGGGCAGGTGCAGAGTGATGAGGGCGATCTAGACAAAAGTACGCAGGATAGCGAAATCCTGCTGCTGGCAGCGGTGCTTGCTGTTTATTTTACCCTTGGTATGGTGTACGAAAGCGCGCTGCACCCGTTGACCATTCTCTCCACCATTCCGTCTGCCGGGATCGGGGCGGTGGTAGCACTTGATCTCTGTGGCCTGCCGTTTTCCGGCATGACAGTCATTGCCATGCTGCTGCTGACAGGCATGACCCTGAAAAATGCTATTCTGCTAGTCGATTTTGCGGTGCAGGCACAACGCCTGCATGATCTGACACCCAAGGAGGCCATACGCACAGCCTGCCTGCTGCGCCTGCGGCCGATTGTCATGACAACCTGTGCCGCTGCCCTGGGGGCGCTGCCGCTGGTGCTGATGGGCGGGTATGGTCTGGAACTGCGCCAGCCTCTGGGCCTGGCCCTTATTGGCGGCTTGCTTGTCAGTCAGGCGCAGACGATGGTGACAACACCTGCGCTGTATCTGCTTGTTTCCGGTCTGGGGAATGGCCTGTCCCGGTGGTGGGTGCGCCAGCATGGGTAA
- a CDS encoding Fur family transcriptional regulator, giving the protein MLTFPEHRRSPPALHQIRPGMGASSSVVLRLETRCQDAGVKMTDLRRVLLHGILEAGPGATAVEIWNTLGTMTGGHAPSQGSIQRNLNLLVERGILRRDVLPDRLWHYRVAPERKAALAITFVDAGTGRKMACNAPEVATLLRRVAAEHGLAVQGASITVTSSVGHDVDVR; this is encoded by the coding sequence ATGCTGACATTCCCCGAACATCGCCGCTCCCCTCCCGCATTGCACCAGATCCGCCCTGGCATGGGGGCAAGCAGCAGTGTTGTGCTCAGGCTGGAAACCCGCTGCCAGGACGCGGGGGTCAAAATGACCGACCTGCGCCGGGTGCTGCTGCACGGTATTCTCGAAGCCGGGCCGGGGGCGACGGCGGTGGAGATCTGGAACACGCTGGGGACCATGACCGGCGGCCACGCCCCCAGTCAGGGCTCCATCCAGCGTAATCTGAACCTGCTGGTCGAGCGTGGTATCCTGCGCCGGGATGTCCTGCCCGACCGCCTGTGGCATTACCGCGTAGCACCAGAGCGCAAGGCCGCACTGGCCATTACGTTTGTTGATGCCGGAACGGGGCGGAAAATGGCCTGCAATGCCCCGGAGGTTGCCACCCTGTTGCGCCGTGTTGCGGCAGAGCACGGTCTGGCTGTGCAGGGGGCATCCATTACCGTTACGTCGTCTGTCGGGCATGATGTGGATGTCCGATAA
- a CDS encoding TonB family protein, with translation MTGGTAKAGGGHTAGLPFSFADWQRGQLRQTRQEDAVRWGLSLLAVLAVSGGAVWWVMRLPAPPVAVPEPPPAAIAIDMAPEPVSTPTPPTDAPVGPQQTLSVPDPEPVEPPKVTAPPSPAPNPPVPLPKPEKIPKLVKKHKPVPQLHKPVPDKTPPADATTAPPSSEAPPAPAQAAPAPGASSSKASHDPLTWQGALLAQLEKFKRYPSDAMANHQEGVPTVTFSMDRKGHVLSASLSSSSGHPLLDQEAVALPKRAQPLPVPPDSVEGDPITLTVPVEFYIHQN, from the coding sequence ATGACGGGAGGGACCGCTAAAGCGGGGGGCGGACACACTGCTGGTCTGCCGTTTTCCTTTGCAGACTGGCAGCGGGGCCAACTGCGCCAGACCCGGCAGGAAGATGCCGTGCGCTGGGGGCTGTCCCTGCTGGCTGTGCTGGCGGTGAGTGGGGGGGCTGTCTGGTGGGTGATGCGCCTGCCTGCGCCGCCCGTGGCTGTGCCGGAACCACCCCCGGCGGCTATTGCCATTGATATGGCACCAGAGCCTGTCTCAACCCCAACCCCGCCGACCGATGCGCCTGTTGGCCCGCAGCAGACTCTGTCCGTGCCGGACCCTGAGCCGGTTGAGCCCCCCAAGGTGACAGCCCCGCCCTCGCCAGCGCCCAACCCGCCAGTGCCCCTGCCCAAGCCGGAAAAAATTCCCAAACTGGTCAAAAAGCACAAGCCTGTGCCGCAGTTGCACAAGCCTGTGCCAGACAAGACCCCACCGGCCGACGCCACAACAGCCCCACCCTCGTCCGAAGCGCCGCCTGCCCCCGCACAGGCCGCTCCGGCTCCGGGTGCGTCGTCATCCAAGGCCTCGCACGACCCGCTGACCTGGCAGGGGGCACTGCTGGCCCAGCTTGAAAAATTTAAGCGCTATCCGTCCGATGCCATGGCCAACCATCAGGAAGGAGTGCCCACGGTTACATTCTCCATGGACCGGAAGGGGCATGTCCTGTCTGCCAGTCTGAGCAGTAGCTCGGGCCACCCCTTATTGGATCAGGAGGCTGTGGCCCTGCCCAAACGCGCCCAGCCGCTGCCTGTGCCACCCGACAGTGTTGAGGGCGACCCCATTACACTGACCGTGCCTGTCGAATTCTACATTCATCAGAACTGA
- the exbD gene encoding TonB system transport protein ExbD, whose amino-acid sequence MIRIRHTDESPHEAHEINVTPFIDVMLVLLIIFMVTAPLTTVNVPVDLPSSTEKPTPRPDNPVFLTVKADHSLALGEDDIASDALAATLETATKGNKDERIFLRADKTVDYGTLMGVMDKLRAAGYLKVALVNLQGQEEGAAAGAVAVPSGAAVAPAPGGTP is encoded by the coding sequence ATGATCCGCATCCGCCATACGGACGAAAGCCCGCATGAGGCGCATGAGATCAACGTCACGCCCTTTATTGATGTCATGCTGGTGCTGTTGATCATTTTCATGGTCACAGCCCCGCTGACTACGGTGAACGTGCCGGTGGACCTGCCCTCCTCGACGGAAAAACCGACCCCCCGGCCCGATAACCCGGTGTTTCTGACCGTCAAGGCGGATCACAGCCTGGCCTTGGGGGAGGATGACATTGCCTCCGACGCGCTGGCCGCCACGCTGGAAACCGCGACCAAGGGCAACAAGGACGAACGCATCTTCCTGCGGGCTGACAAGACGGTGGATTACGGCACGCTGATGGGGGTTATGGATAAGCTGCGCGCGGCAGGGTACCTCAAGGTGGCGCTGGTCAACCTGCAAGGGCAGGAAGAAGGCGCTGCGGCGGGCGCTGTAGCAGTGCCATCTGGCGCGGCCGTGGCTCCGGCCCCCGGCGGCACACCATGA
- the exbB gene encoding tonB-system energizer ExbB, which produces MTDLAPIAFSPWGMFLGAGPVVRSVMILLVVASVLTWTIFIAKSVEFLRVRSRLHKAEQALEQASTLDLGAADTRHGGIAHVFVMAAETERRRSQDIPDDSEGLKERIVLHLERLEAAEGRRLMRGTGLLATIGATSPFIGLFGTVWGIMTSFTGIAASKATTLAVVAPGIAEALLATALGLVAAIPAVVIYNHLARQSAACRAQVSDLTALVMRLVSRDLGRMQALASSGQVVRLGTRPMVGE; this is translated from the coding sequence ATGACCGATCTTGCACCGATTGCTTTTTCTCCATGGGGTATGTTTCTGGGCGCTGGCCCGGTGGTCCGGAGTGTCATGATCCTGCTGGTTGTGGCCAGTGTGCTGACATGGACAATCTTTATTGCCAAATCAGTCGAGTTCCTGCGTGTCAGATCCCGCCTGCATAAGGCAGAGCAGGCGCTGGAACAGGCCAGTACGCTGGACCTGGGTGCGGCGGATACGCGCCATGGCGGCATTGCCCATGTATTTGTCATGGCGGCCGAAACAGAGCGCAGGCGGTCGCAGGATATCCCGGATGACAGCGAGGGGCTGAAGGAACGCATTGTCCTGCATCTGGAACGGCTGGAGGCCGCAGAGGGCAGGCGGCTCATGCGCGGTACCGGCCTGCTGGCCACCATTGGCGCAACATCTCCCTTTATTGGCCTGTTTGGCACGGTGTGGGGGATCATGACCTCCTTCACCGGTATTGCGGCCAGCAAGGCCACAACCCTTGCCGTGGTGGCCCCCGGCATTGCCGAGGCCCTGCTGGCCACGGCCCTGGGGCTGGTGGCGGCTATTCCGGCGGTGGTGATCTATAACCATCTGGCCCGGCAGTCGGCGGCCTGCCGCGCGCAGGTGTCGGACCTGACAGCACTGGTCATGCGGCTGGTCTCGCGCGATCTGGGGCGGATGCAGGCGCTGGCCAGCAGCGGGCAGGTGGTGCGGCTTGGCACCCGCCCGATGGTGGGGGAGTAA